CAGTACTCCCTTAGCAGCGTGTCATGCTGCTAAGGGGTAAAGCTGAGCCATCCACATATCCGCTGGATCGCTGTAATATTCAATTTCATCAACCTGAAATTTGAGGTGTCCGTCTGGACTTGCAATGTCAATATAGTCACCTGGACGGACCACAGGACCTTGCGCGGTCATATAGCTGACCGAAGTATCGGCACTCGTTTCCAGAAAAAACTCGGTTCCTAGCTGCCCCTGATTATACCGGTGGGTTCTCTGCTTGCGTGCTCGCCGTTTTTGATTAAAAGATGCTCGACCCAGTTGCCAGTCAGGATAAATGGATATTCCCATGGTTCCCCCCGTTGGAAATAAATGCTTTAGTAACCAAGGCTCCCAGGATTGCCAATCACCCGTAACGGAGCCTTAACAGTGATAAAAAATTCAACCTCTAAATTTGACAATAGTGGGTTTACTAGGGACCCAAAACCGTAGGATTACTGATTTCTTTATTTTCCCTCAAGGCTAATTCCCCGTGAACCTACGGAGACTCCGCGAAGACACCGACTATCAGAGGTTTTGAGGGAGAAGAGTTCACTTTCTGAACATAGATGTTGTACGCTAGCACAGCATCTTTGAGGTGTAGCAATACCGTATTGAAGAGGACCATCCATGTCACTAGTGATAGCAGCTGATCGAAGTGGTGTGGGCAAAACCACTGTGACTGCTGCTATCCTAGCGAGCTTGCAAGGTCGACCGGAAACCGTGCAATCTTTCAAGGTGGGGCCTGACTATATTGATCCGATGTTTCACACGGTGGTCACCCATCGACCTTGCCGAAATTTAGATCCCATTCTCACGTCTGACACCTATACCCAGAGACTATTTCAAACCCATACCCAGCAGACCCACTATGCTCTAATTGAAGGGGTTATGGGCTTATTTGATGGCGCCAGAGGGCAAAAAGGAAGAGGCAGTACTGCTCATATTGCTCGGCTTTTAAATTTACCCATCGCTTTAGTTCTAGACTGTAGTCGCTTATCCGACTCTATCGCGGCCTTAGTGCACGGCTATATCTCATTCGATCCACAGATTCAGATTGCAGGGGTCATTCTCAATCGTGTGGGCAGCGATCGTCATCTTCAAAGTTTAAAGTCAGCGTTACAACCCCTCTCCGTTAGGATTTTGGGGGTCTTGCAGCGACAGCCTTCCATCCACATCCCTAATCGTCATTTAGGTCTAGTCCCGATCGAGGAGTTAGAAGGGACTGCAGGTCTTTTACAGCAATTAGCAGCAGTGGGGAATCGTTGTTTTGATTGGTCAGCCTTATTGCCTTTATTAGCAACGCAAGCGCCCGCCCCATCCATCGCTCACACTTCTCCAGCGCCACAGGCAGTACATCTCCCGCCTCAATCTAGCTCTTTGACTGCTCCCACACCGTCCGGTGCAATCCGAATTGCGATCGCAAAAGACGTAGCCTTTAGTTTTTACTATGCCGACAATCTGGATCAGCTCCGGCAGCTCGGTGCAGAGCTGGTGTTTTGGAGCCCCATCCATGACAAAACCTTCCCCGATAATATCCATGGACTCTATCTCGGTGGCGGCTTTCCTGAAATGTTTGCCGCTGACTTATCCCAGAATGTCACCGTTCGACAGACCCTCAAAACCGCGATTCTTGCTGGGTTACCCACCTATGCCGAATGTGGCGGGCTGATGTATCTCTGTGAATCCTTACAAACTTTACAGGGGAAAACGTTGCCGATGGTCGGCGTGTTACCGACAAACGTCAAAATGGCGAAGCGATTAACCCTTGGGTATCGATGTGCGATCGCAACCCAAGATACGCCCCTAATCACCGCAGGAACAACCGTTTGGGGGCATGAATTCCACCACTCCGAACTCGATCATGAGGGGGATAGCCCAATCTACACATTTTCTAGGGAGACCGCCTCCCACCCATCCGAGATTTCCGAAGGCTGGCATCGGTATAACGTTCACGCCTCGTACTTGCACCTCCACTGGGGGGAGCAGCCCGAGATACCCCAACGTTTTATCCAGCAGTGCCAAAACTTCAAAGCAGCAAAAGTCTAGCAAGCTTTCGGTCTGACTAATGCATTCCTAGCCATCGCACAGCGCCTCAACCGGGGCAAACATTCTTGGTGATAAAAACGACTGATCACCTTCACAGAGAGTCCTAAATCGGCTGAAATATCTTCCCAGCTTTGTTCGGGTGGCAATCGTCTCTCAATCAAGGTTTGGCAGTTCACGGCTGGATAATTGGTCAGATGAGTCGCTTTTAAATCGCCCTTAATGTCACTTCTGACCCATTCATAGATCTGAATTGTTAAGGACGACACGGCTTTGACTGAGTCTTTCATGGACGAAAAATCTTCTCGATCTAGCCGATTTGAGTCCTGAGTAGCTTGCAACTGCCGAAATCGCTGCTGCAAGTCTCGATTAAAGGATTGGACGAGCTTGGACCACTCTCCATAGTCTTGAACATCCAAAGTAGATGTATTGAAGTCCTGACAAAATTGGCTTAAGGTTTGCTGCAATGCCTCTTCGTACAAAGGGCTAGCTGCTGACCAAAGCTGATCAGACTGGGTCAGAAGAGACAGTATTCGTGTTAAGTAAATTTGGCGCTCTTTATCTTCTAGGTAGCTTTGAAAAGCGTTTGTTATCCATTGATTAACAAGGTGATTGGGTATTTTTTTCATTATTAAAGGAATAGAGATAAGCATAAATATCTATATTCAATTCAATAAAATAATTTAGTGACCTTGTCAGTACCTAAAGGTGACAAAAAGTGACCTCATTCGCAACAGGCTTGTTAAGAATTGTATTGCTATATCGCCCCAGATCCACCCTATCTGACACAAGATATGTCCCATGACCGCTCCAGGAAGCCATCCCCATCCATTCAAGCCTGCAAGCTATTGACTTAGCCAGGCAATAGCTTCTCGAATCCAGGCCTCAGTATCTGCATTTTTGGCCAGCGCCGTGTTTTGCCCCACAGCCTGTAACGCCCGCATCACTTCTTGACTGGTATACCCCAAGGCCAAGAGCGTCATCTCTACGTCTTCTTGCACACTATCAATGGGCCCTGCACTCGGTAAGGTTTTTAAACCCGCCTGATCCCGCCATTCAGCCAATTTTGATCGCAGTTCTAAGGCAATACGTTCAGCCGTCTTAGCCCCAACACCGGGGGTCTTTGCCAATATCTTCGTATTGCTATTGACAATGGCTTGAACCAGGTCCTGTAAACCCAAGGTATCGATTAAAGCCAAGGCCAACTGAGGGCCAATCCCGCTCACGGCAATCAGCTGACGAAACAGATCGCGCTCCGCCACCACCGCAAATCCAAACAACACCATTTGATCCTCTCGGACTTGCAAATGGGTAAACACTCGCAGGGATTCATTGTCTGGGGGCAAGTGTTGACGAATCCGACCGGGAACATAGAGGTCATATCCCACCTGATTCACATCCAAGGTCAACAAGGTTCGATGGGTACTGGTTTGCTGGAGGCTAACTACATATCCCTGAAGAAAACCAATCATTTGACATAACTAAAATGACGGAGCCCTTCTAAAATACCGCCCGCACACTTCGCTTTGGCGAGGTATATCTCATCCCTATGATGCTCTTGATGCCATTGCAGCAGCTCTGAGCGGGCATTACCAACAATAATGCCTCGTTCTGGTCCCGTACTAAATAAAGCCTGATCGTTACCAGAATCACCACAAGCAACGGTTTTCTCAGCAGGAATGCCAAATTGCCCCCGCAGGTATTGCATGGCTTGTCCTTTATCCCCATGGAGGGGCAGGATATCTAGATCTTTGCCACCGCTATACACCAGCTTGACGTCTAAGCCTCGAATATGGAGAGCCACTTCTAAGCGAGGCAATAGATCAGTCGCTAAGGTGGGTTCTATAAAAAAGCTCACTTTATAGGGACCTTGTTCCGCCTCAGGCTGCAACACTAAATCATTAAAGTGAGCGGTAATCGATAAGACATCTTGACGCTGCCACCCTTGATTGAGTTTTTCAGACCAATCTGGATCAGGGGTGGTGCTACCGCCATAGTAAATTTCAGTGCCTACAGACGTCACCAAAGCATCTGGAAGCAGCATCGGTTCTTGGGACCGCAATTGATTGAATGAGTTTAAGGAACGTCCTGTGGAATAGACTAGCAACAGTCCTTGCTCTTGCCGGACTTGCATGAGGGTCTGGTTGAGCTGTTCGAGGGCGGGTCGATCGCCGACGAGCGTATTGTCTAAATCAGTTATTAAGAGAAATTTCGCCACAATAGTTCCTAAAACGCTCCCTATGTTCAGTCTATTATTCTGAGAAAGCTTAACATAATGAAATTTTTCCGTTGGCAGGGGTGGGCCCGTTGGATTCCAGTCCTAGACCCGCAAGTATGGATTTTAGCGGCAGGACGGTTGCTTTCACAAATGGGCACGGGCTTCACACTGTATTTCTTGCAAATTTTCTTTGTGAATAAAGTCGGACTCACTGCCACCTCTGTCGGATTTGCCATTGGCAGTGCCTCCATCTCGGGAATTGTGGGCAGAGTGTTGAGCGGATCCATGACGGATTCTCGATGGTGGGGTCGACGGCGAACCTTGTTGTTGTCTCTGTTTATTTCTGCGATCGCAGCTGGTATCATCGCCATTGCCCACTCATTTTGGATGCTGGTCCTCGGGAATATAGTGATGGGATTCGGTGTGGGCCTCTATTGGCCAGCCACAGAGGCGATCATTGCCGATCTCAGTGCAGGCGAACAACGCCAGGAAGCGTTTACCATTACTCGATTCGCCGACAGTGCCGGTTTAGGATTAGGGGTGATCTTGGGAGGTGGCTGGATTGCCTTCACTCAAGCCTATCGAGCCCTTTTTATCATTGATGCCGTCTCCTTTGTGATGT
The Acaryochloris marina S15 genome window above contains:
- a CDS encoding cobyrinate a,c-diamide synthase, producing MSLVIAADRSGVGKTTVTAAILASLQGRPETVQSFKVGPDYIDPMFHTVVTHRPCRNLDPILTSDTYTQRLFQTHTQQTHYALIEGVMGLFDGARGQKGRGSTAHIARLLNLPIALVLDCSRLSDSIAALVHGYISFDPQIQIAGVILNRVGSDRHLQSLKSALQPLSVRILGVLQRQPSIHIPNRHLGLVPIEELEGTAGLLQQLAAVGNRCFDWSALLPLLATQAPAPSIAHTSPAPQAVHLPPQSSSLTAPTPSGAIRIAIAKDVAFSFYYADNLDQLRQLGAELVFWSPIHDKTFPDNIHGLYLGGGFPEMFAADLSQNVTVRQTLKTAILAGLPTYAECGGLMYLCESLQTLQGKTLPMVGVLPTNVKMAKRLTLGYRCAIATQDTPLITAGTTVWGHEFHHSELDHEGDSPIYTFSRETASHPSEISEGWHRYNVHASYLHLHWGEQPEIPQRFIQQCQNFKAAKV
- a CDS encoding sucrose-phosphate phosphatase, translated to MAKFLLITDLDNTLVGDRPALEQLNQTLMQVRQEQGLLLVYSTGRSLNSFNQLRSQEPMLLPDALVTSVGTEIYYGGSTTPDPDWSEKLNQGWQRQDVLSITAHFNDLVLQPEAEQGPYKVSFFIEPTLATDLLPRLEVALHIRGLDVKLVYSGGKDLDILPLHGDKGQAMQYLRGQFGIPAEKTVACGDSGNDQALFSTGPERGIIVGNARSELLQWHQEHHRDEIYLAKAKCAGGILEGLRHFSYVK
- the ruvA gene encoding Holliday junction branch migration protein RuvA, with product MIGFLQGYVVSLQQTSTHRTLLTLDVNQVGYDLYVPGRIRQHLPPDNESLRVFTHLQVREDQMVLFGFAVVAERDLFRQLIAVSGIGPQLALALIDTLGLQDLVQAIVNSNTKILAKTPGVGAKTAERIALELRSKLAEWRDQAGLKTLPSAGPIDSVQEDVEMTLLALGYTSQEVMRALQAVGQNTALAKNADTEAWIREAIAWLSQ